ACCACAGGCCAATCCCGCACGTTGAACACCCGAAGCCCAGTGGTCGGAGGATGCGACCACAACTCTCTCTCTGATGCCCCGGTGTCCCCGCACCGGGGCTTTCCCCTGTCCGGATCAGCCCCGCCCGTGATCCGTGGTCCAATCCTCGGCTGGGCCGATCGGCAGGATGCGATGCGGATTGATCGTGGCGTGACTGAAATAATAATGCCGGATGAAGTGGTCAGGTCGCACGGTCTGCGCGATCCCCGGCCATTGATACAGCTCGCGCGCCCAGCCCCACAGGTTGGGGTAATCCACGATCCGCTTGCGGTTGCATTTGAAATGCGTGTGATACACCGCATCGAAGCGGCAGATGGTGGTGAACAGCCGCCAGTCCGCCTCGGTCAGACGTGATCCTGCAAGATAGCGATGCTCCGCCAGCAGCCCCTCGATCCAGTCCAGACTGTCAAACAGCGGTCCCGCGGCGCGATCATAGGCCTGCTGGCTGGTGGCGAAACCGGCCTTGTAGACGCCATTGTTCACGCTGTCGTAAATGCGGTCATTCAGCTCATCAATCCGGGGTCGCAGGGACTCGGGGTAATAATCATCGTCATTGCCGGAAATGCCGTCAAAGGCCGAATTCAACATGCGAATGATATCGGCGCTTTCATTCGAGACGATGGTATCCCTTTCCCTGTCCCACAGGACCGGCACCGTCACCCGCCCCGAAGCCTGCGGATCCGCGCGCAGATAGATGTCGCGCATGAACTGGCTGTCAAACAGCTGGTCGCCGGTTGCGCCGGGAAAGCTGTCGTCAAAGCTCCAGCCATCCTGCAGCATGTCGGGATGCACCACCGAAACGCCGATATGGTCTTCCAGCCCCTTGATGGCCCGAAAGATCAGGGTGCGATGCGCCCAGGGGCAGGCATAGGACACATAAAGGTGATATCGTCCGCTTTCTGCGGCAAAGCCACCCCCGCCAGTCGGTCCCGGCGTGCCATCCGCCGTGACCCAGTTGCGAAACCTTGCGGTGTCGCGCATGAATTCACCGCCATGCGCATCGGTATCATACCATTCATCCTTCCAGACGCCCCTGACCAACTGCCCCATGTCTTCTCCTGTTTCTGCCCTGATCAGGCGATTTGCGCATCACGCGTCTCTGCATCGACCAAGGCAAGAATACCCGCCGCGATCAATAACAGAACCGCAAAGCTGCCGATGGCAAATCCGAACCCCCTGGCAAAGGCAATCGCCAGCAGGCTTGGTGCCAGAATACCGCCCAGCCGCGCCATGGCGCTGGCCGTTCCCATGCCGGTTCCGCGCAATGCCGTCGGATACAGTTCAGGCGTAAAGGCATAGAGCGCGCCCCATGTGCCCAGCAGGGCGAAGCTCATGACAATCAATGCCAGGGCGACCAGTGCGGCGCCAGAGGCAAGCGTGAACATCAGGCAACCCGCCGCACTGAGGATCAGAAAGGCCATCAGCGTGCGGCGACGGCCAATCGCCTCGACAGCCCAGGCCGCAAGGGCGTATCCGGGCAGCTGCGCCAGCGCGAGGATGACCAGAAACCCATAGCCACGCACGAAGCCAAATCCCTCTGTCGCCAGTTGCCCCGGCACCCAGACAAAGACCCCATAATAGGACAGGGAAACCAGAAACCATACGGCCAGCATCGCAAGGGACCGCCGCCGCAGTCCGGGCGAGAAGATTGTCCGCTCGCCCCCTGCGGGGATGGTCGGCGCGACAAGAACCGCATCGGCGGGCAGCGGCTGGGCGCCATTGGCGGTCAGGATACGGTTCACCACGGCCATTGCCTCGGCCGTCTTGCCCCGGCGGATCAGATACATCGGTGATTCCGGCACCCAGAACCGCAGAAAGACGCCGATCAATGCCGGCAGCGCGGCAATCGCGAAAATCCACCGCCAGGGTGCCGCGGCAGCATGGCTGGCAGCGACCCATGCCGTGATCGCGATGGCAATCGTGCCGACGGCCCAGAAACCTTCCAGCCAGACCAGCCATTTGCCGCGATTTCGCGGTGGCAGGAACTCGGCCATCATGGCGTAATCCACCGGCAGCGTGCCGCCAACGGCAATCCCGGTCATGAACCGCAACGCCAGAAGCAGCGTGAAATCCTGCGCGAAAACCGATGCCAGACCGAAAACCGCATCCATGGCCACGGTCACGATCAGGATGTTTCGCCGCCCGATCCGGTCCGCCACCCGCCCAAAGACGAAGGCACCGATGAACATGCCCAGAAAGAAGATCGTGCCGATCTGCAGCGCGGTCACTCGTTCCAGCCCGAAGGTTGCAGCAATCGAGGGGGCTGCAAATCCGACCGCGATCACCTGCATGGCATCAGCGGCCCAGACCAGACCGAAGATTCCCAGCAATCTCTTGTGAAATCGCCCCGTTCCCGCGCGTCCCAAGGCTTCGTCTACCGTCAGTTGCATGGCCCCGTCCTTCTGCCGACCCTGTACGCATGCTTAACGCCCCTGGAGCCCTGCACCAAGCGCCGATCCCGGTCGCGCCGCCTCGACAGCCGCGCGTGCCATGGTTAGGGTCCGCGCAAAGGAGCCTATTCATGTTCACACTCGCCACCTGGAACATCAACTCGGTCCGTCTGCGCGAAGGGCTTGTCGCCCGGCTGCTGAAGGAAGAAGCACCCGATGTCCTCTGCCTTCAGGAATGCAAATCGCCGGTCGACAAGATCCCCACCGAGATGTTCAGTCAGCTAGGCTATCACCACATGGTGGCACGCGGCCAAAAGGGCTATAATGGCGTCGCCATCCTCTCGCGCCTGCCCATCACCGATGCGGGCGAACGCGACTATGCCAAGCTGGGCCATGCCCGCCATGTCGCCGCGCGGATGGAAAACGGCGTGGTGATCCACAATATGTATATCCCGGCAGGCGGAGATGTTCCCGACCGCGAGGTGAACGAGAAATTCGGACAGAAGCTGGATTTCGTGTCCGAGATGCGCGACGTGTTTCACGCCGACAAGCCCGCGCGCTCGATCATGGTCGGTGATTTCAACATCGCCCCGCGCGAGGATGATGTCTGGTCGCACAAGAAATTGCTGAAGATCGTCAGCCACACGCCGATCGAGGTGGAGCATCTGCTTGCCGCCCAGGACGCGGGCGACTGGGTGGATGTGACCCGCAAGGACATTCCCGAAGGCCAGCTCTATTCCTGGTGGAGCTATCGTGCCCGCGACTGGGACGCGGCCGACAAGGGCCGGCGGCTGGATCACATCTGGGCCACCGGCGACATCGCAAATGCCGCTCATGGCAGCCGGATCCTGCGCGATGCGCGCGGCTGGGAAAAGCCAAGCGATCATGCCCCGGTCTTTGCCAGCTTTGATTTGTAGCCACAATGGGGCGGCATGAACCGCGATCGGCCCTTTTGTTCGGGCCGATGACCACCCATATTGCGGCAAACACACTGATCCGAACCGATTGGGACCGATATGACCATGATTTTCGACGGCGGGCAGAACGCGCCGCAAGCCAATGACTTCATCAAGGACGTGACCGAAGCCGATTTCATGGCCGAAGTGGTCGAGAAATCGATGGAAGTTCCCGTCATCGTCGATTTTTGGGCACCATGGTGCGGCCCCTGCAAGACGCTTGGACCCCAGCTTGAGGCCGAGGTCGCCCGTCACAAGGGCCGCGTGCGCATGGCCAAGGTGAATGTCGACGAGAACCAGATGATTGCCGGTCAGTTGCAGGTTCAGTCGATTCCCACCGTCTATGCGTTTTTCCAGGGACGGCCGGTCGATGCCTTTCAGGGTGCCGTGCCGCAAAGCCAGATCAAGCAATTCGTCGACAAGCTGGCCGCATTGGGCGGTGACGATGGCGGTCTGGCCGAGGCCCTGGCGGCAGCGGAAGCCATGCTTGAGGAAGGCGAAGCTGCCGATGCCGTGGAGACCTTTGCCGCGATCATCGGAGAAGAACCTGAAAACGCCGAGGCCTGGGGTGGGCTGATCCGCGCCCATATCGCCGCCGGGGATGTCGGAGCCGCTGCCTCGACCCTGCAACAGGTGCCCGACGCCCTTGCGAAGTCCGCCCCGGTCGAGGCCGCACGCGCACAGCTGCAACTGGCCCAACAGGCTGAAAGCGCCGGACCGCTGGCGGAACTTCAGGCCCGGGTCGAGGCCAACCCCGAAGACCAGCAAGCCCGTCTGGAATATGCGCAGGCGCTGCATGCCGAAGGTCGTCTGGAAGAGGCCGTCGATGTGCTGCTGGAAAGCTTCCGCAAGGATCGCGAATGGAATGGCGGCGCGGCCAAGGCGCAATTGCTGACCATCTTTGACAGCCTCAAGCCGACGGACCCGATTGGCCAGAAAGGCCGGCGGCGGCTGTCTTCGCTGATCTTCGCGTGATGCGGCCGCATTTCGACCTTCCCGAGCGCATCCCGCTGCTGCCTCTGGACGGGGCCGTTCTGATGCCGCGCGCGCGCCTGCCGCTGCATATCTTCGAGCCGCGCTACCTGCAGCTGATGGAAGATACGCTGAAGACCGAGCATCGCATGATCGGGCTGATCCAGCCCGAGGGCGAGGGGCTGGCCATGATTGGCACGGCCGGTCGCGTCTTTGCCTTTTCGGAAACAGATGATGGCCGGATGATGGTCTCTCTCAAGGCGATCTCGCGTTTCCGGCTGACCGAACTGCACGAGGGCTTTACGCCCTATCTGCAATGCACGCCCGATTGGTCATCTTTTGAACACGACATGACCGCCGCCGAGCATGACCCCGGCCTGGACCGCAAGGCACTGTTGTCCCTGTTGGAACGCTATATGGAGCAGCATGAGCTTTCCACCGATTGGGAGGCCGCCGAACGTGCCGAGGATGAGATGCTGATCAATTCCCTGTCGATGATGCTGCCCTTTTCCTCGGCGGACAAACAGGCGCTGCTGGAATCTCCGCGCCTTGCCGACCGGCGCGAACTGCTGCAGGGGCTGATCGAATTCGCGCTGCATGGCGGCGACAATCAGGAGGAACGCCTGCAATGAACGACAAACCGGCCGCCCCGGCCTTTGATCGCCATATGCTTGAAGCACTGGTCTGCCCGGTAACCCATGCCACCCTCAGCTATGACGCGGAACGGCAGGAGCTGATTTC
This is a stretch of genomic DNA from Paracoccus seriniphilus. It encodes these proteins:
- a CDS encoding glutathione S-transferase family protein; translation: MGQLVRGVWKDEWYDTDAHGGEFMRDTARFRNWVTADGTPGPTGGGGFAAESGRYHLYVSYACPWAHRTLIFRAIKGLEDHIGVSVVHPDMLQDGWSFDDSFPGATGDQLFDSQFMRDIYLRADPQASGRVTVPVLWDRERDTIVSNESADIIRMLNSAFDGISGNDDDYYPESLRPRIDELNDRIYDSVNNGVYKAGFATSQQAYDRAAGPLFDSLDWIEGLLAEHRYLAGSRLTEADWRLFTTICRFDAVYHTHFKCNRKRIVDYPNLWGWARELYQWPGIAQTVRPDHFIRHYYFSHATINPHRILPIGPAEDWTTDHGRG
- a CDS encoding MFS transporter, which gives rise to MQLTVDEALGRAGTGRFHKRLLGIFGLVWAADAMQVIAVGFAAPSIAATFGLERVTALQIGTIFFLGMFIGAFVFGRVADRIGRRNILIVTVAMDAVFGLASVFAQDFTLLLALRFMTGIAVGGTLPVDYAMMAEFLPPRNRGKWLVWLEGFWAVGTIAIAITAWVAASHAAAAPWRWIFAIAALPALIGVFLRFWVPESPMYLIRRGKTAEAMAVVNRILTANGAQPLPADAVLVAPTIPAGGERTIFSPGLRRRSLAMLAVWFLVSLSYYGVFVWVPGQLATEGFGFVRGYGFLVILALAQLPGYALAAWAVEAIGRRRTLMAFLILSAAGCLMFTLASGAALVALALIVMSFALLGTWGALYAFTPELYPTALRGTGMGTASAMARLGGILAPSLLAIAFARGFGFAIGSFAVLLLIAAGILALVDAETRDAQIA
- a CDS encoding exodeoxyribonuclease III yields the protein MFTLATWNINSVRLREGLVARLLKEEAPDVLCLQECKSPVDKIPTEMFSQLGYHHMVARGQKGYNGVAILSRLPITDAGERDYAKLGHARHVAARMENGVVIHNMYIPAGGDVPDREVNEKFGQKLDFVSEMRDVFHADKPARSIMVGDFNIAPREDDVWSHKKLLKIVSHTPIEVEHLLAAQDAGDWVDVTRKDIPEGQLYSWWSYRARDWDAADKGRRLDHIWATGDIANAAHGSRILRDARGWEKPSDHAPVFASFDL
- the trxA gene encoding thioredoxin — its product is MIFDGGQNAPQANDFIKDVTEADFMAEVVEKSMEVPVIVDFWAPWCGPCKTLGPQLEAEVARHKGRVRMAKVNVDENQMIAGQLQVQSIPTVYAFFQGRPVDAFQGAVPQSQIKQFVDKLAALGGDDGGLAEALAAAEAMLEEGEAADAVETFAAIIGEEPENAEAWGGLIRAHIAAGDVGAAASTLQQVPDALAKSAPVEAARAQLQLAQQAESAGPLAELQARVEANPEDQQARLEYAQALHAEGRLEEAVDVLLESFRKDREWNGGAAKAQLLTIFDSLKPTDPIGQKGRRRLSSLIFA
- a CDS encoding LON peptidase substrate-binding domain-containing protein — protein: MRPHFDLPERIPLLPLDGAVLMPRARLPLHIFEPRYLQLMEDTLKTEHRMIGLIQPEGEGLAMIGTAGRVFAFSETDDGRMMVSLKAISRFRLTELHEGFTPYLQCTPDWSSFEHDMTAAEHDPGLDRKALLSLLERYMEQHELSTDWEAAERAEDEMLINSLSMMLPFSSADKQALLESPRLADRRELLQGLIEFALHGGDNQEERLQ
- a CDS encoding Trm112 family protein, translated to MNDKPAAPAFDRHMLEALVCPVTHATLSYDAERQELISHAAGLAFPIRAGIPIMLVDEARQIKADD